Below is a genomic region from Gemmobacter sp. 24YEA27.
CCTGCGCAACGCGCTGGCGATGGGCGCGGACCGGGCGATCCTGATCGAAGCCGCGTCTGACGTGCACACCGATATCGAGCCTCTCGCCGTGGCGAAGCTGCTGGCCGCCGTGGTGAAGGAAGAGGCCCCCGGCCTGGTCCTGGCCGGCAAGCAGGCGATTGACAACGATATGAACGCGACCGGCCAGATGCTGGCGGCGCTGCTTGGCCAGGCCCAGGCGACCTTTGCCTCGGAACTGGTGATTGAGGGCGACAAGGCCCGCGTGACCCGCGAGGTCGATGGCGGTCTCCAGGTCATCGAGGTCAGCCTGCCGGCGGTCGTCACCGTCGATCTGCGCCTCAATGAGCCGCGTTACGCAAGCCTGCCGAATATCATGAAGGCCAAGGCAAAGCCGCTGGCGGTGAAGACCCCGGCTGACTATGGCGTCGATGTGACCCCGCGCCTGACGGTCGTGAAAACCACGGAACCGGCCGGCCGCAAGGCGGGTGTGCGCGTAGCCTCGGTCGATGAGCTGGTGGCGAAACTCAAAGATGAAGCGGGGGTGATCTGATGGCTGTTCTCCTGATTGCCGATGTGAACGAAGGCCAGCTTGCCACCGATTCGGTTGCCAAAACGTTGACGGCTGTGAAATCCCTTGGCGAAGTGCATCTTCTGGTCGCAGGCCCGGCAGAGGCTGCGGCGGCCGCGGCAAAGCTCGATGGCGTGAGCAAAGTTCTGAATGCCAGCGATAACAATGGCCTGGCTGAACCGATGGCCGATCTCGTGGTCAGCCTCGCAGGCGCGTACAGCCATATCACCGGTGCCGCGACCGCCTATAACAAGAACGTTCTGCCGCGCGTTGCGGCGTTGCTCGACGTGATGGTGATCTCGGATGTGACCGCCGTTATCGATTCTGAAACCTTTGAGCGGCCAATCTATGCCGGCAACGCGATTCAGACGGTGAAATCTTCGGACGCGAAGAAGGTCTTTTCGGTGCGCACGGCGGCTTTTGCGGCAGCAGGCGAAGGTGGTTCGGCTCCGGTCGAGGCCGCAGCAGAGGCTGCGGCAACCGGCCTGTCGAGCTTTGTCGAAAACCGGGTGGCGGCGTCGGATCGTCCCGAACTGACCTCGGCGAAGATCGTCGTGTCGGGCGGGCGTGGTGTGGGCTCGAAAGAAAGCTTCGCGGTGATCGAGAAGCTCGCGGACAAGCTGAACGCAGCCGTCGGCGCAAGCCGCGCAGCGGTCGACAGCGGCTACGCGCCGAATGACTGGCAGGTCGGCCAGACCGGCAAGGTTGTGGCGCCTGATCTTTATGTCGCGGTCGGCATCTCGGGTGCAATCCAGCATCTCGCCGGCATGAAGGACTCGAAGGTCATCGTCGCGATCAACAAGGACGAAGAAGCCCCGATCTTCCAGGTCGCCGATTATGGCCTGGTGGGAGACCTCTTCACCATCCTCCCCGAGCTCACAGAAAAACTCTGATCTGCAAAACGCAGAAAAGGTAAGAAAGGGCGCCCCCGGGCGCCCTTTTCCATTGCCGGACCGGCCAGCGCCCGCAGCAGGGATTGCCCCCGCAGGCCCCCGCGCCTAATCTCACAGCCGCAACAGCAAGAGGCTCATCATGGATATCCGTTCGGTCGGCATCGTAGGCGCGGGGCAGATGGGCAACGGCATCGCGCATGTTTTCGCGCTCGCCGGATATGACGTGCTGCTGAACGACGTGAATGAAGACTCGCTGCAAAAGGCCGTCGCCATCATCGACCGTAATCTGGAACGCCAGGTGTCACGCGGCAAAGTCTCGGCCGAGGACAAGCAGGCGGCGATGGGCCGGATCAGGACCACCATGACGCTCGCCGATCTGGGCCCCTCGGATCTGGTCATCGAGGCCGCGACCGAACGTGAAACGGTGAAGCAGGCCATTTTCGACGCGCTGCTGCCCCATCTGAAACCCGAGACGATCCTGACCTCGAACACCTCTTCGATCTCGATCACGCGGCTCGCCTCTCGCACTGACCGGCCCGAGAAATTCATGGGGTTCCACTTCATGAACCCGGTCCCCGTGATGCAGCTGGTCGAGCTGATCCGGGGTATCGCCACCGATCAGGCGACCTATAGCGCGCTGCATGCAGTCGTGGAAAAGCTCGGAAAGACAGCGGCTTCGGCTGAAGACTTCCCCGCCTTCATCGTGAACCGCATCCTGATTCCGATGATCAATGAGGCGGTCTATACGCTTTATGAAGGCGTCGGAAATGTGCGCTCCATCGACGAGGCGCTCAAGCTTGGCGCCAATCACCCGATGGGCCCGCTGGAGCTTGCGGATTTCATCGGGCTCGACACCTGCCTTGCGATCATGAACGTGCTTTATGACGGCCTGGCCGATACCAAATACCGGCCCTGCCCGCTTTTGACGAAATATGTCGAGGCCGGCTGGCTGGGCCGCAAATCGCAGCGCGGCTTTTACGATTACCGCGGCGAGGTGCCGGTTCCGACCCGCTGAGCCCGGTTCCGCTGAATCCGGGCCCGGCCCGGGCTTAGCGCGCCAGATACGCGCCCAGAACCACCCGCGTTCCCTCGGCCCAGAGGCGCGTCAGATGATGCGCGAAGGCCGCGCGAAATCGCGGGTCCTCGCCGGTTTCACCATAGATCGTTTTTTGTGCCAGCCACAGGTCGGGCTGTGCCCGCGCCTGCTGCGCCAGCACCGTCAGCCGATCCCAGTCCGGATCATTCGCCGCAATCACGGCGCCGCCGTCAGTCACCCCGGCGCAATAGCGACACCAGAGCGCCGAGACCAGCGCCAGCCCCTCCACCGACCCGCCCGCCGCCAGCGCGTCGCGCAGCGAGGGGATGATGAATTTCGGCTGCCGGTTCGACCCGTCAAGGCAGAGCCGCCGCGTGGTATCGGCCACCTCGGGATTGGAAAACCGCTGCCGGATCACCTCGTAGTAATTGGCGATCACCGTATCCGGGACCGGCGGCACATAGGGCACCACCTCTTCCGTCTCGCCCCGGTCAAGGAAGCCCGCGATCAGCGGATCGGCCATCGCCTCATGGACGAATTCGATATCCATCAGCCCGGCCGGATAGGCGATGATCGCATGCCCGCCGTTGAGAATGCGGATTTTCATCATCTCATAGGCATGGACCTCGCGGCTGAAGGTCACGCCGACCCGTTCCAGGGCCGGGCGCCCGGCGGGGAAGTGATCCTCGACCACCCATTGACGGAAGGGCTCGCAGGTCACCGGCACCGGATCATCAAGACCAAAAGCCGCCGCCATTGCGCGTTCGCGCGGGCCGGTCGCGGGCGTGATGCGATCAACCATCGCATTCGGGAAGGCGACCGTCGCCTCGATCCAGGCGCTCAGATCCGGGTCCGACAGGCGGGCCAGGCCCAGGACCGCGTTGCGGGTGACATCGCCATTTCCGGGCAGGTTGTCGCAGGACATCACGGTAAATGGCGCGATACCAGCGGCGCGGCGTGACTTCAGCGCGGCCACTATTGCGCCAAACGCAGTGCCCGGCGCATCAGGGCGCGCCGCATCGGCGGCAATTGCCGGGGCGGTCGGGTCAAACGCGCCCGAGGCCGGGTCGATGAAATAGCCGCCCTCGGTCACGGTGAGCGAAACGATGCGGATCTCTGGCCGCGACATCGCCGCGATCAGGCTGGCATTGCCAGGCTCAACCGGCAGGAAATCCACCATCGCGCCGATGCGGCGACAGCTGCGCCCCGTCGGGTCCAGCTCGATCACGGTCGAAAGGCAATCCTGGGCCAGCAGGGCCTCGCGCATCGCCGCATCCGCCGGGCGCACACCGGCGCCGATGATGGCCCAGTCATGCCCGAGGCCAAGGCCGAACAGGTCATCGAGATAGACCGCCATATGGGCACGGTGAAAATTCCCCAGCCCGATATGGACGATGCCCGGTGTCAGGGATTTGCGGTCATAGCCGGGCATTTGCACCGACAGATCAGGCTCCGTCTCCGACCCCCGCATCAAAGTGCCCTTCCCTCATGGTCGAAGCGATAAAGCTTGCCCTCTTGCGGGCTGAGGCTGACGCGGTCGCCGTGATGCAGCGCCATCTCGCCCGAGACGCGGACGGTCAGCTCGCCCGCCTCGGCGGTCTGAACCTTGAGAAAGGTGTCAGAGCCGAGATGTTCGGCAAGGCCCACCACGCCAGTCCACCGCCCGCCCGGCGCCACCGCGATATGTTCCGGCCGCACCCCCAATGTGGTGCAGCCCTCACGCGCGGCTTCGGCCCCGGTGATGAAATTCATCTTCGGGCTGCCGATGAAGCCCGCGACAAAAAGGTTCTTCGGCTGGCGATAAAGCTCCAGCGGCGAGCCGACCTGTTCGATCCGCCCCGCATTCAGCACCACGATCTTATCGGCCATGGTCATCGCCTCGACCTGATCATGGGTCACATAGATCATCGTGGTCTTAAGTGACTGGTGCAGCTCGGAAATCTCTTGCCGCATGGTCACGCGCAAGGCCGCATCCAGGTTGGACAGCGGCTCGTCGAACAAGAACGCCGCCGGTTCACGCACGATGGCCCGGCCAATTGCGACGCGCTGGCGCTGGCCGCCCGACAGCTGGCCCGGACGGCGGTCGAGGTAATTCGTCAGGTTCAGCACTTTCGCCGCCTGCTCGACCTTTGCCTTCTGCTGATCGGGGCTGAGCCCGGCCATTTTCAGCGGGAAGGCGATGTTTTTGCGGACCGTCATATGCGGGTAAAGCGCATAGGACTGGAACACCATCGCCAGCCCCCGACTTCCCGGCGCGGTATCGGTCGCGTCCTTGCCATCGATCACGACCTGGCCCGAGGAAATATCCTCAAGCCCCGCGATCAGCCTGAGCAAGGTCGATTTACCGCAGCCCGAAGGCCCCACGAAAACAACGAATTCACCGTCATTGATGGTCAGGTCAAGCGGCGGAATGACATTCACTTCGCCAAAGCTTTTCGTGACCGCGGAAAGGGTAATCTGTCCCATTCTTTACCTCACTTCACCGCGCCAAAGGTCAGGCCGCGGACGAGTTGTTTCTGGCTGAACCAGCCAAGGATCAGGATCGGCGCAATCGCCATGGTCGAGGCCGCCGAGAGTTTTGCGTAGAACAGGCCCTCGGGGCTGGAATAGCTCGCGATGAACTGCGTCAGGGGGCCGCGTTTTTGGTGGTCAGCTGCAGCGTCCAGAAGGCCTCATTCCAGGCGAGGATGATGTTGAGAAGCATGGTCGAGGCGATCCCCGGCACGGCCATCGGAGTCAGGACGTAGAGGATTTCACGGCCCAGACTGGCGCCATCCATCCGCGCGGCCTCAAGGATCTCGCCGGGGATTTCCTTGAAATAGGTGTAAAGCATCCAGATCACGATCGGCAGGTTGATCAGGGTCAGCACGCCGACAAGGCCGATGCGGCTGTCCAAGAGGCCGAAATCGCGGAACAACAGATACAGCGGCACCAGCACGCCGACCGCCGGCATCATCTTGGTCGAGAGCATCCACATCAGCAGGTCTTTGGTGCGTTTGCCGGGAACAAAGGCCATCGACCAGGCCGCCGGGATCGCGATGACCAGCGCCAGCACGGTCGAGCCAAGCGAGATGATCACCGAATTCATGAAATGCAGGAAGTAGTTCGAGCGCTCCTGCACGACGTGATAGCTCTCCATCGTCCACGGCGCGGTCAGGACCTCAAGCGGCGCTTTGATCGCATCGCCCTCGGTGCGGAAGGACAGGATGAAGATCCACAGGATCGGGAAGAAGATCAGGAAACCGATCGTCCAGGCCAGGGTGGTGACGGCCCATGTCCGGGCGGGGCTTGTGGTACGCGCCATGGCTCAGACCTCCAGATTCTTGCCGATCATCCGCATCAGGAAGACCGCAACGATATTGGCGAGGATGACCGCGATGATGCCCCCGGCAGCGCCGCCGCCCACATCGAAGGACAAAAGCGATTGCGAATAGACGAGGAAAGGCAGGTTCGTCGACGCCGTCCCCGGGCCGCCATTGGTGGTGACGAGGATCTCGGCAAAGACCGAAAGCAGGAAAATCGTCTGGATCAGGATCACGACCGTGATGGGCCGCGTCAGATGCGGCAGGGTCAGGTGCCAGAAGCGGCTGCGCCAGCCGGCGCCGTCCATCTCGGCGGCCTCCATCTGCTCGCGGTCAAGACTTTGCAGGGCGGTCAGCAGGATCAGCGTGGCAAAGGGCAGCCAGGACCAGGCCACGATCAGGATGATCGAGGCCAGCGGCGCATGGCTCAGGAAATCAAAGGGTTGCAGCCCCACGGATTTGAAGAGATGCGCGAACATGCCGTTCACCGGGTTCATGAACATATTCTTCCAGACCAGCGCGGCCACGGTCGGCATCACGAAGAAGGGCGCAATCACCATGACCCGCACCACGCCCTGGCCCCTGAACGGCTGATCCAGGAGCAGGGCAAGCGCGATGCCCCGGTCACCGTGATCGCCAGCACGCCCAGCACGAGGAGCAGCGTATTGGTCAGGGCGGGCCAGAAGGCGGGCTGGGTGATGAAATAGTAATAATTGTCGAATCCGGTCCAGCTCTCCATCCCCGGCATCAGCAGGTTGTAGCGCAGGAATGAGAAGTAAAGCGTCATGCCCAACGGCACGATCATCCACAAAAACAAAAGGATAACCGCCGGAGAGACCATAAGACGCGCAGCCGTCCTGGACTGTTCGGTCGCCATGATGTGGTCCTGAAATACGGGGAAGAAGGTGGCGGGGCCGCGTAAAGAAGGCAGCCCCGCCGGGAGGAACCTTTTAACCGATCACTTGATATAGCCCGAACGGGTCATCTCGGTCGTGGTGAAGGCCTGTGCCTTGGCCAGCGCGCCCTCAGCCGCATCAGACCCCGCCAAAGCCGCCGAGAACATCTGCCCGACCGCCGTGCCGAGCCCCTGGAATTCCGGGATCGCCACGAATTGCACCCCGACATAGGGCACCGGATCCACCGCAGGATTGTTCGGATCGGCCGCATTGATCGATTCAAGCGTCATCTTTGCGAAGGGAAGCTTCTGGTATTCCGGATTGTCGTAAAGCGACTGGCGGGTGCCGGGTGGCACATTCGCCCAGCCCTCTTTTTCAGCCACCAGCGCGAGATAGTCTTTGCTGGTCGCCCAGGCGACGAAGGTTCTGGCAGCCTCTTCCTTCTGCGTGCCCGCAGGGATTGCAAGGTTCCACGCCCAGAGCCAGTTGCCGCGCTTGCCCAGCCCGTTATCCGGC
It encodes:
- a CDS encoding 3-hydroxybutyryl-CoA dehydrogenase, which translates into the protein MDIRSVGIVGAGQMGNGIAHVFALAGYDVLLNDVNEDSLQKAVAIIDRNLERQVSRGKVSAEDKQAAMGRIRTTMTLADLGPSDLVIEAATERETVKQAIFDALLPHLKPETILTSNTSSISITRLASRTDRPEKFMGFHFMNPVPVMQLVELIRGIATDQATYSALHAVVEKLGKTAASAEDFPAFIVNRILIPMINEAVYTLYEGVGNVRSIDEALKLGANHPMGPLELADFIGLDTCLAIMNVLYDGLADTKYRPCPLLTKYVEAGWLGRKSQRGFYDYRGEVPVPTR
- a CDS encoding FAD-binding protein, with amino-acid sequence MAVLLIADVNEGQLATDSVAKTLTAVKSLGEVHLLVAGPAEAAAAAAKLDGVSKVLNASDNNGLAEPMADLVVSLAGAYSHITGAATAYNKNVLPRVAALLDVMVISDVTAVIDSETFERPIYAGNAIQTVKSSDAKKVFSVRTAAFAAAGEGGSAPVEAAAEAAATGLSSFVENRVAASDRPELTSAKIVVSGGRGVGSKESFAVIEKLADKLNAAVGASRAAVDSGYAPNDWQVGQTGKVVAPDLYVAVGISGAIQHLAGMKDSKVIVAINKDEEAPIFQVADYGLVGDLFTILPELTEKL
- a CDS encoding electron transfer flavoprotein subunit beta/FixA family protein; the protein is MKVLVPVKRVIDYNVKVRVKADGSGVDLANVKMSMNPFDEIAVEEAIRLKEKGIATEVVVVSIGVKQAQETLRNALAMGADRAILIEAASDVHTDIEPLAVAKLLAAVVKEEAPGLVLAGKQAIDNDMNATGQMLAALLGQAQATFASELVIEGDKARVTREVDGGLQVIEVSLPAVVTVDLRLNEPRYASLPNIMKAKAKPLAVKTPADYGVDVTPRLTVVKTTEPAGRKAGVRVASVDELVAKLKDEAGVI
- a CDS encoding mannitol dehydrogenase family protein is translated as MRGSETEPDLSVQMPGYDRKSLTPGIVHIGLGNFHRAHMAVYLDDLFGLGLGHDWAIIGAGVRPADAAMREALLAQDCLSTVIELDPTGRSCRRIGAMVDFLPVEPGNASLIAAMSRPEIRIVSLTVTEGGYFIDPASGAFDPTAPAIAADAARPDAPGTAFGAIVAALKSRRAAGIAPFTVMSCDNLPGNGDVTRNAVLGLARLSDPDLSAWIEATVAFPNAMVDRITPATGPRERAMAAAFGLDDPVPVTCEPFRQWVVEDHFPAGRPALERVGVTFSREVHAYEMMKIRILNGGHAIIAYPAGLMDIEFVHEAMADPLIAGFLDRGETEEVVPYVPPVPDTVIANYYEVIRQRFSNPEVADTTRRLCLDGSNRQPKFIIPSLRDALAAGGSVEGLALVSALWCRYCAGVTDGGAVIAANDPDWDRLTVLAQQARAQPDLWLAQKTIYGETGEDPRFRAAFAHHLTRLWAEGTRVVLGAYLAR
- a CDS encoding ABC transporter ATP-binding protein is translated as MGQITLSAVTKSFGEVNVIPPLDLTINDGEFVVFVGPSGCGKSTLLRLIAGLEDISSGQVVIDGKDATDTAPGSRGLAMVFQSYALYPHMTVRKNIAFPLKMAGLSPDQQKAKVEQAAKVLNLTNYLDRRPGQLSGGQRQRVAIGRAIVREPAAFLFDEPLSNLDAALRVTMRQEISELHQSLKTTMIYVTHDQVEAMTMADKIVVLNAGRIEQVGSPLELYRQPKNLFVAGFIGSPKMNFITGAEAAREGCTTLGVRPEHIAVAPGGRWTGVVGLAEHLGSDTFLKVQTAEAGELTVRVSGEMALHHGDRVSLSPQEGKLYRFDHEGRAL